The following are from one region of the Alphaproteobacteria bacterium genome:
- a CDS encoding DUF1460 domain-containing protein: MNKFIILLSAVFVTSCSQKNDIDFSIDEVSKSYLNIEYINSPLGEGKNGKINKNPLFREDAFDCQTFVETTISKNKSQSNSKNKILKELNKIRYKDGEISFENRNHFISVDWLPNNENILENITDKVFSKSTKTNTTINKKEWFSKTHNIKVQAEDKISTLTYMPIRELTKENIKNIPHESIILIVRPNWNLKEKIGTNLDVSHLGFAIKKDNSIIFRHASKTYQKTIEEDLYTYLKQYEDSKTIKGFSIIKIIN, encoded by the coding sequence ATGAATAAATTTATAATATTATTAAGCGCAGTATTCGTTACAAGCTGCTCTCAAAAAAACGATATAGATTTCTCAATCGATGAAGTATCTAAAAGCTATCTAAATATAGAGTATATAAACTCACCTCTAGGGGAAGGAAAAAATGGAAAAATAAATAAAAACCCTCTTTTCAGAGAAGATGCTTTCGATTGCCAAACATTCGTTGAAACTACAATTTCAAAAAATAAATCACAATCAAATTCTAAAAATAAAATACTAAAAGAACTAAATAAAATTAGATATAAAGATGGAGAAATTTCATTTGAAAATAGAAATCACTTCATATCTGTAGATTGGCTACCAAACAATGAAAATATTTTAGAAAATATAACCGATAAAGTATTTAGTAAAAGCACAAAAACAAACACCACAATAAATAAAAAAGAATGGTTTTCAAAAACTCATAACATCAAAGTTCAAGCAGAAGATAAAATATCTACTTTAACATATATGCCCATAAGAGAGCTAACAAAAGAAAATATTAAAAACATACCCCATGAAAGTATTATTTTAATAGTAAGACCCAATTGGAACCTTAAAGAAAAAATAGGAACTAATCTCGACGTATCTCACCTAGGTTTCGCAATTAAAAAAGATAATAGCATTATCTTTAGACACGCAAGCAAAACATATCAAAAAACGATAGAAGAAGATCTTTATACATATCTTAAACAATATGAAGATAGCAAAACAATAAAAGGCTTTTCCATTATTAAAATAATCAATTAA
- the rpmA gene encoding 50S ribosomal protein L27 — translation MAHKLAGSSSKNGRDSAGRRLGVKKFGGERVIPGNIIIRQRGTKYHPGNGVMIGKDHTIFAVIEGNVKFEKKKDRQFVHVVAS, via the coding sequence ATGGCTCATAAACTCGCAGGAAGTAGTTCAAAGAACGGTAGAGATTCAGCTGGTAGAAGGCTGGGTGTCAAAAAATTTGGTGGAGAAAGAGTAATTCCTGGTAACATCATAATTAGACAAAGAGGTACTAAGTATCACCCTGGTAATGGTGTTATGATTGGTAAAGATCATACTATCTTCGCAGTAATTGAAGGTAATGTTAAATTTGAGAAGAAAAAAGACAGACAATTTGTTCATGTTGTAGCTTCTTAA
- a CDS encoding DUF3201 domain-containing protein — protein MDKISIIHNHFNNIYKIANNIENILKEKNIKFKKGNYTNHYISINNKFKLQKYYIPVFTIKNTGDIGINIDKIFFEIPIKKSKLNTNKIKKIVEQFPKIEIYGYKNCLNDFYKNNDIEKLLLNIKNSHEKFIQFNLESEISTKANDIVNKFNSLSILIKT, from the coding sequence ATGGATAAAATTTCAATAATACATAACCATTTTAATAATATATATAAGATAGCCAATAATATTGAAAATATATTAAAAGAAAAAAATATTAAATTCAAAAAAGGAAATTACACCAATCATTATATCTCTATAAATAATAAATTTAAGCTTCAAAAATATTATATACCAGTATTTACTATCAAAAATACTGGAGACATTGGAATAAATATAGATAAAATATTTTTTGAAATCCCTATAAAAAAATCAAAATTAAATACAAATAAAATAAAAAAAATAGTTGAACAATTTCCTAAAATAGAAATCTATGGATACAAAAACTGCCTAAATGATTTTTACAAAAATAACGATATAGAAAAATTATTATTAAACATAAAAAACTCTCACGAAAAATTTATACAATTCAATCTAGAATCAGAAATAAGCACTAAAGCCAACGACATTGTTAATAAATTTAACTCTTTATCAATTTTAATCAAAACTTAA
- a CDS encoding ABC transporter substrate-binding protein has translation MFVLKRLFVFVILLFSTASANADSIAISEKAEIEKFSQSVLDEVLNELVKVDRKEDKVKKFEEIFVSRFDMEYVSQFLLGRTYKKLSKDQIKDFVISFEEFNVYSWIVKFDLYDGQGVSLKSVTQAKKDNQAFVNILVQEKDSDEAFDLQFRLRKVGKEYKIADIKVIGSSMLITYKKEFKSLKLRAKQEGEDEFVYLLDFIKNKTLKMKEEYFK, from the coding sequence ATGTTTGTTTTAAAAAGACTTTTTGTTTTTGTAATTTTATTATTTTCTACTGCATCTGCAAATGCAGATTCTATAGCTATTTCTGAAAAGGCTGAAATTGAGAAATTTTCTCAATCTGTTTTGGATGAAGTTCTTAATGAGTTGGTTAAAGTTGATAGAAAAGAAGATAAGGTTAAAAAGTTTGAAGAGATTTTTGTATCTAGATTCGATATGGAATATGTTTCCCAATTTTTATTGGGAAGAACTTATAAAAAATTGTCTAAGGATCAAATTAAAGATTTTGTAATTTCTTTTGAGGAATTTAATGTTTATTCTTGGATAGTTAAGTTTGATTTGTATGATGGACAAGGTGTTTCTTTGAAATCTGTGACGCAGGCTAAAAAGGATAATCAAGCGTTTGTTAATATACTTGTTCAAGAAAAAGATTCGGATGAGGCTTTCGATTTGCAGTTTAGACTTAGAAAAGTTGGTAAAGAGTATAAAATTGCTGATATTAAGGTCATAGGTTCATCTATGCTTATAACTTATAAAAAAGAATTTAAATCGTTGAAACTTAGAGCTAAACAAGAGGGTGAAGATGAATTTGTCTATTTGCTTGATTTTATTAAGAATAAAACTCTTAAAATGAAAGAAGAGTATTTTAAATAA
- the gyrB gene encoding DNA topoisomerase (ATP-hydrolyzing) subunit B yields the protein MSEQNNNYSADSIKVLKGLDAVRKRPGMYIGDTGDGTGLHHMVNEVVDNSIDECLAGYSDMCSVRINSDGSCSVVDNGRGIPVGTHKESGRSAAEVIMTELHAGGKFDSNSYKVSGGLHGVGVSVVNALSDWLELKIRREGKIHFMRFERGVPVAPLKVIGETTADDTGTEVTFYPSDETFDFIEFDFSILENRLRELAFLNSGVKIELSDARSEEEKKVEFFYEGGIEEFAKYIGRSKTSLHEMPVTVCGDKNDIAVEVSLQWTDAYSENTVCFTNNIPQRDGGTHLAGFRGALTRAVNNYIREKNLLKKTNVDITGDDMREGLCAVLSVKAPDPKFSSQTKDKLVSSEVRPVVESVVNEKLSEWLEEHPTDAQAIVGKIIEAATAREAARKARDLTRKKTGNDIISNAHKLADCQERDPALSEIFIVEGDSAGGTAKQGRSRKNQAILPLRGKILNIEKTRFDKIISNEMIGTMITALGCGIGDEEFDVEKCRYHKIIIMTDADVDGAHIKTLILTFFYRQMPEIIEKGYLYIAQPPLYKIKKGNSEIYLKDDAAREDFLIDAFSKEASLTYSDGERMFGEDLKDLVKRAVKANRSIASMSKIIPAKIVEPLAVCGVLGKENFDLSLLKDVVERLDANEKDFERGWKVDRQDNGDFYFVRTLRGVEERHLVRLSDLISHEAISLDNSVKSLEDIYNKAPEVLFKDKNYKLKSLSELLELVFTLGMKGSSIQRYKGLGEMNAEQLWETTLDPEARTLLQVSVQDAVLADEVFSTLMGDVVEPRRDFIQENALNANLDT from the coding sequence ATGTCAGAACAAAATAATAATTATTCAGCAGATTCGATTAAGGTTTTAAAGGGTCTTGATGCGGTAAGAAAAAGACCAGGGATGTATATTGGTGATACAGGTGATGGAACAGGTTTGCATCACATGGTTAATGAGGTTGTTGATAACTCTATTGATGAATGTCTTGCTGGTTATTCAGATATGTGTTCTGTTAGGATAAATTCAGATGGATCTTGCTCGGTTGTTGATAATGGTAGAGGAATTCCTGTTGGTACTCATAAAGAGAGTGGGAGGTCTGCTGCAGAAGTTATTATGACAGAGCTTCATGCTGGTGGTAAGTTTGATTCTAATTCTTATAAAGTGTCAGGTGGTTTGCATGGTGTTGGTGTATCAGTTGTTAATGCATTATCTGATTGGTTAGAATTGAAAATTAGAAGAGAAGGTAAAATCCATTTTATGAGATTTGAAAGAGGTGTTCCTGTTGCTCCGTTAAAAGTTATTGGAGAAACTACTGCAGATGATACTGGTACAGAAGTTACTTTCTATCCATCAGATGAAACTTTTGATTTTATCGAATTTGATTTTTCAATTTTGGAAAATAGATTAAGAGAATTAGCTTTCTTAAATTCAGGTGTGAAAATTGAATTATCTGATGCTCGTTCTGAAGAAGAAAAGAAAGTAGAATTTTTCTATGAAGGTGGTATTGAAGAATTTGCCAAATATATTGGTAGATCTAAAACTTCATTGCATGAAATGCCTGTTACTGTTTGTGGTGATAAAAATGATATAGCGGTTGAAGTATCTTTACAATGGACGGATGCTTATTCTGAAAATACTGTTTGTTTTACAAATAACATACCACAAAGAGATGGTGGTACACATTTGGCTGGTTTTAGAGGCGCTTTGACAAGAGCTGTTAATAATTACATTAGAGAAAAGAATTTGTTGAAGAAAACAAATGTTGATATTACTGGTGATGATATGAGGGAAGGTTTGTGTGCAGTTCTTTCTGTTAAGGCTCCAGATCCTAAATTCTCATCTCAAACAAAAGATAAGTTGGTTTCTTCTGAAGTTAGACCAGTTGTTGAAAGTGTTGTTAATGAGAAGCTTTCAGAATGGTTAGAAGAACATCCTACAGATGCTCAAGCTATTGTTGGTAAAATTATAGAAGCTGCTACTGCTAGAGAGGCTGCAAGAAAAGCTAGGGATTTAACTCGTAAGAAGACAGGGAATGATATCATTTCGAATGCTCATAAATTGGCAGACTGTCAAGAAAGAGATCCTGCGTTGTCTGAAATATTCATAGTGGAGGGGGACTCTGCGGGTGGTACAGCTAAGCAAGGTAGAAGTAGAAAAAATCAAGCGATTCTTCCTTTGAGAGGTAAGATTCTTAATATTGAAAAAACTAGATTTGATAAAATTATTTCTAACGAAATGATTGGGACTATGATTACTGCACTTGGTTGTGGAATTGGTGATGAAGAATTTGATGTTGAAAAATGTAGATATCATAAAATTATAATTATGACCGATGCCGATGTCGACGGTGCGCACATTAAGACTTTGATTTTAACGTTTTTTTATAGACAAATGCCAGAAATTATAGAGAAGGGTTATCTTTATATAGCTCAACCTCCTCTTTATAAGATTAAGAAGGGTAATTCTGAAATTTATCTTAAGGATGATGCAGCTCGTGAAGACTTCTTGATAGATGCATTTTCAAAAGAAGCTTCATTGACTTATTCTGATGGTGAAAGAATGTTTGGAGAAGATCTTAAAGATTTAGTTAAGAGAGCAGTTAAGGCAAATAGATCTATAGCTTCTATGTCTAAAATTATTCCAGCGAAGATTGTTGAACCACTAGCTGTTTGCGGTGTTCTTGGTAAAGAAAATTTTGATCTTTCATTATTAAAAGATGTTGTTGAAAGATTGGATGCTAATGAAAAAGATTTTGAAAGAGGTTGGAAAGTAGATAGACAAGATAATGGAGATTTTTATTTTGTTAGAACTCTTAGAGGTGTTGAAGAAAGACATCTTGTTAGATTGAGTGATTTGATTTCTCATGAAGCTATTTCTTTAGATAATTCAGTTAAGAGTCTTGAAGACATTTATAATAAGGCTCCAGAAGTTTTATTTAAAGATAAAAATTATAAATTAAAATCATTATCTGAATTGTTAGAATTAGTATTTACATTGGGAATGAAGGGTTCAAGTATCCAAAGATATAAAGGTCTTGGTGAAATGAATGCTGAACAACTTTGGGAAACTACTCTTGATCCAGAAGCGAGAACATTGTTGCAGGTTTCTGTTCAAGATGCTGTGTTAGCTGATGAAGTGTTTTCTACATTGATGGGTGACGTTGTTGAGCCTAGAAGAGATTTCATTCAAGAAAATGCTCTTAATGCAAACTTAGATACTTAG
- the recO gene encoding DNA repair protein RecO, giving the protein MKIKDKGIFLHGRILGNSNLLTTFFTENNGLFTGLIKNGATKKKRAVYQTGNIFELNWSARLEEHLGLFTPKLEKGQSFELISTPQKLNIINSISFTLKNILAEKEVHQGLYYHTLSLIEKITDKKLTLLSKEETYRLTLKNYINWEIAFLAEIGFGLDFEKCNATGTTENLKYLSPKTGKAICEDAGKQFEDKLFLIPDFILNKTEPSTEELKDLFNINNFYLRKNALRYCDEEKTQKLLTLREKILNK; this is encoded by the coding sequence ATGAAGATAAAAGATAAAGGAATCTTCCTTCACGGTAGAATTCTAGGAAATTCAAACCTTTTAACAACGTTTTTCACAGAAAACAACGGTCTTTTCACAGGTCTAATAAAAAACGGCGCAACCAAGAAAAAAAGAGCTGTATATCAAACTGGAAACATATTTGAACTAAACTGGTCAGCTCGCCTTGAAGAACACCTAGGTTTATTCACTCCAAAATTAGAAAAAGGACAATCCTTCGAACTAATTTCAACCCCTCAAAAACTTAACATAATTAATAGCATATCATTCACTCTAAAAAATATCCTAGCTGAAAAAGAAGTACACCAAGGATTATATTACCATACCCTATCTCTTATTGAAAAAATAACAGATAAAAAACTTACATTACTTTCAAAAGAAGAAACATATAGATTAACATTAAAAAACTATATAAATTGGGAAATAGCATTCCTAGCTGAAATAGGTTTCGGTCTTGACTTCGAAAAATGCAATGCAACAGGTACCACAGAAAATTTAAAATACCTATCTCCAAAAACAGGAAAAGCAATCTGCGAAGATGCTGGCAAACAATTCGAAGACAAACTATTTTTAATCCCTGATTTTATATTAAACAAAACAGAACCTTCAACAGAAGAACTAAAAGATCTATTCAATATCAACAATTTCTACCTTAGAAAAAATGCTTTAAGATATTGTGACGAAGAAAAAACTCAAAAACTTCTAACTCTAAGAGAAAAAATTCTAAATAAATAA
- the rplU gene encoding 50S ribosomal protein L21, with the protein MFAIFTTGGKQYKVQEGDILEIEKIDAEKTVEFGEVLMVDSKIGTPFVEGAKVKAEVLNQKRDAKIIVFKKKRRQNYRRKQGHRQDVTVIKITKIAA; encoded by the coding sequence ATGTTTGCTATATTTACTACAGGCGGAAAACAATATAAAGTTCAAGAAGGTGATATTCTTGAAATTGAAAAGATTGACGCTGAAAAAACAGTTGAATTCGGTGAAGTTTTAATGGTTGACTCTAAGATTGGAACACCTTTCGTTGAAGGCGCTAAGGTTAAGGCTGAAGTTCTAAATCAAAAGAGAGATGCTAAAATCATCGTATTCAAAAAGAAAAGAAGACAAAACTATAGAAGAAAGCAAGGTCACAGACAAGACGTTACTGTGATTAAGATTACTAAAATCGCTGCTTAG
- the sufC gene encoding Fe-S cluster assembly ATPase SufC, which translates to MFEVKDLKVIIKENDEEIVKGIDFQVEKSSINFLLGKNGSGKSSFLMSLFGSENYEVSEGGAFLDGQDVLELDIEEKIFKGMFLSFQSPVGIPGLTVSNFLKHSINSVKRGRGEKPLSAPQFFRQLREAMEVVGIDDEWLKKDINVGFSGGEKKKLEMLQMILLEPKIAFLDEPDSGVDVNAVELIASCIKYMKERFGTAFVVVSHYEKLLRILDVDRVSIMKDGKIVASGGKELAEETLEKGFE; encoded by the coding sequence ATGTTTGAAGTTAAAGACTTAAAAGTTATTATAAAAGAAAATGATGAAGAAATTGTTAAAGGTATAGATTTTCAAGTGGAAAAATCTAGCATAAACTTTTTATTAGGAAAAAATGGTTCTGGAAAAAGTTCTTTTCTTATGTCTTTATTTGGATCAGAAAATTATGAAGTTTCTGAGGGGGGCGCATTTTTAGATGGGCAAGATGTTTTAGAATTGGATATAGAAGAAAAAATATTTAAAGGAATGTTTTTGTCTTTTCAAAGTCCTGTTGGAATCCCTGGTTTAACAGTTTCTAACTTTTTAAAACACTCTATTAATTCTGTTAAAAGAGGTAGGGGTGAAAAGCCTTTATCAGCACCTCAATTCTTTAGACAATTGAGAGAGGCTATGGAAGTAGTTGGGATTGATGATGAATGGTTAAAGAAAGATATTAATGTTGGATTTTCTGGTGGAGAAAAGAAAAAATTAGAAATGTTGCAAATGATTCTTTTGGAACCAAAAATTGCATTTTTAGATGAGCCAGATTCTGGTGTGGATGTTAATGCTGTTGAGCTTATTGCTTCTTGTATAAAATATATGAAAGAAAGATTTGGAACTGCGTTTGTTGTTGTTTCTCACTATGAAAAGCTTTTAAGAATTCTTGATGTTGATAGGGTTTCTATTATGAAAGATGGTAAAATTGTAGCTTCTGGTGGAAAAGAATTAGCGGAAGAAACTTTAGAAAAGGGTTTTGAATAA
- the sufB gene encoding Fe-S cluster assembly protein SufB — protein MENLVNKKAVDAAKKVSDNYKAGFYSDVENEEAPKGLSKEVIEFISKRKGEPEELLKWRLDAYEKWLKMKEPHWASFDYDAIDYQSLSYYISPKSLKENAPKSLDEVDPEILKTYQKLGLPIKEQEQLAGVVAVDMVFDSTSVGTTYQGKLKEHGVIFCSMQEAVRNHWPLVKKYIGSVVPKLDNFYAALNSAVFSDGTFVYVPKGVKCPIELGSYFRMNAKEAGQFERTLIVADEGAEVSYLEGCSAPQHDTESLHGGVVEVVALKDSVVKYSTVQNWYSGDKDGKGGILNFVTKRAIVNENAKVSWTQLEVGASKTWKYPSCILRGDNSIGEFYSVALTNNKQMADTGTKMIHIGKNTKSTIISKGIALEDSENTYRGLVKVSRNAEGARNFTACDSLVVGDKASSHTFPVIEDRNSKAVIEHEASTSRINEDQLLFLRNRGLSEELAVSMVVNGFVGDIVKKLPDEFAMEAKALINIKIEGQG, from the coding sequence ATGGAAAATTTAGTTAATAAAAAAGCTGTGGATGCAGCTAAAAAAGTATCAGATAACTATAAAGCAGGTTTTTATAGTGATGTTGAGAATGAAGAAGCTCCTAAAGGTTTGTCGAAGGAAGTTATAGAATTTATTTCTAAGCGTAAGGGTGAACCAGAAGAATTGCTTAAATGGCGTCTAGATGCTTATGAAAAATGGTTGAAAATGAAGGAACCTCATTGGGCTTCGTTTGATTATGATGCTATAGATTATCAATCATTATCTTATTATATTTCTCCAAAGTCATTAAAGGAAAATGCTCCTAAATCTTTGGATGAAGTAGATCCGGAAATTTTAAAGACTTATCAAAAATTAGGGTTGCCTATTAAAGAGCAAGAGCAATTAGCTGGCGTAGTTGCCGTTGATATGGTTTTTGATAGTACTTCTGTTGGAACTACTTATCAGGGTAAGTTAAAAGAGCATGGAGTTATTTTTTGTTCTATGCAAGAGGCGGTTAGAAATCATTGGCCATTAGTCAAAAAATATATTGGAAGTGTTGTTCCTAAGTTAGATAATTTTTATGCAGCTTTAAATTCTGCAGTGTTTTCAGATGGTACTTTTGTTTATGTTCCTAAGGGAGTTAAGTGTCCTATAGAACTAGGTTCATATTTTAGAATGAATGCTAAAGAGGCAGGCCAATTTGAGAGAACTTTGATTGTTGCGGATGAGGGGGCGGAAGTATCTTATTTAGAAGGTTGTTCGGCTCCACAACATGATACTGAGTCATTGCATGGTGGTGTTGTTGAGGTAGTTGCATTAAAAGATTCTGTAGTTAAATATTCTACTGTTCAGAATTGGTATTCTGGTGATAAAGATGGTAAGGGTGGAATTTTAAACTTTGTTACTAAGAGAGCGATTGTTAATGAGAATGCTAAGGTGTCTTGGACACAGTTAGAAGTCGGTGCTAGTAAGACTTGGAAATATCCATCTTGTATTTTGAGAGGTGATAATTCTATAGGTGAATTTTATTCGGTTGCTTTGACTAATAATAAGCAGATGGCTGATACTGGTACTAAGATGATTCATATTGGAAAAAATACAAAATCTACTATTATTTCTAAAGGTATTGCTTTGGAAGATTCTGAAAATACTTATAGAGGCTTAGTTAAGGTTTCTAGAAATGCTGAAGGAGCAAGGAATTTTACTGCTTGTGATAGTTTGGTTGTAGGTGATAAAGCTAGTTCGCATACTTTTCCTGTTATTGAAGATAGAAATTCTAAAGCTGTTATTGAACATGAGGCTTCTACTTCTAGGATAAATGAAGATCAATTACTCTTCTTAAGAAATAGAGGGTTATCTGAAGAGTTGGCAGTTAGTATGGTTGTTAATGGATTTGTTGGAGATATTGTGAAAAAATTACCTGATGAATTTGCTATGGAAGCGAAAGCGCTTATAAATATAAAGATAGAAGGACAAGGATAA
- the rpmB gene encoding 50S ribosomal protein L28: MARVCQITGKKLATGNNVAHSKKSTRRTFLPNLHVVSFLSEVLGQKIQLRLSKKGIKTVEHNGGIDSYLLNKPNSKLTDDAKKLKKRVVKAKAKKEASAK; encoded by the coding sequence ATGGCTAGAGTATGTCAAATTACAGGTAAAAAATTAGCAACTGGTAATAACGTTGCTCACTCAAAAAAATCAACTAGAAGAACTTTCTTACCTAACTTACATGTTGTATCTTTCTTAAGTGAAGTTTTAGGTCAAAAAATTCAATTGAGACTTTCTAAAAAAGGTATCAAAACTGTTGAACATAATGGTGGTATTGATTCATACTTATTGAACAAACCAAATTCAAAATTAACAGATGATGCTAAAAAACTTAAAAAGAGAGTTGTTAAAGCTAAAGCTAAAAAAGAAGCTTCTGCTAAGTAA
- a CDS encoding SufD family Fe-S cluster assembly protein, whose product MFNTNFSLDEIKGLPLLNFEAETVVVYNGVVQDRLSTMGFNGILNIDEKNYSGKPIHFIVVSDEEKDDYSIFMLNIFSNIKVKLITTYISLGKSTIKSKVALNISNGAELYHSHYFNLESEATLERIVDVNIQENAHYKTDAFLKNEGNFKCSFSVNIVGENSDFILKGFYSAIDKSETGIFAKINHLASNTFSDILLKGVVEDESQVFCDMSSSAGKDLKGLDINQYHKVMLLSDQARVKSKPGMQVFAEDVEANHGLTIADLDEKEIFFLKNRGIPYSDAEEMLKDAFANEIFNSVENEKLREELIKNIL is encoded by the coding sequence ATGTTTAATACAAATTTCTCATTAGATGAAATAAAAGGATTGCCTCTTTTGAATTTTGAGGCAGAGACTGTTGTGGTTTATAACGGTGTTGTTCAGGATAGATTATCAACAATGGGCTTTAATGGAATATTAAATATAGATGAAAAAAATTATTCCGGAAAACCTATTCATTTTATCGTGGTTTCTGATGAAGAAAAGGATGATTATTCTATTTTTATGTTAAATATATTTTCTAATATAAAAGTTAAGTTGATAACAACTTATATTTCTCTAGGAAAGTCTACAATTAAATCAAAGGTTGCTTTAAATATTTCTAATGGGGCAGAGTTATATCATTCTCATTATTTTAATTTAGAAAGTGAGGCTACTTTAGAAAGAATTGTTGATGTTAATATACAAGAGAATGCTCATTATAAAACAGATGCATTTTTAAAAAACGAAGGTAATTTTAAATGTTCTTTTTCAGTTAATATAGTTGGAGAAAATTCAGATTTTATTTTAAAGGGATTTTATAGTGCTATTGATAAATCTGAAACAGGTATTTTTGCTAAAATTAATCATTTAGCAAGTAATACATTTTCTGATATTTTATTAAAGGGTGTTGTTGAAGATGAATCTCAGGTTTTTTGTGATATGTCTTCCTCAGCGGGAAAAGATCTTAAAGGATTGGATATTAACCAATACCATAAGGTTATGTTGCTTTCTGATCAAGCAAGAGTTAAGTCTAAACCTGGAATGCAAGTTTTTGCAGAGGATGTTGAGGCTAATCATGGTCTCACGATTGCAGATTTAGATGAGAAGGAAATCTTCTTTTTGAAAAATAGAGGTATTCCATACTCTGATGCTGAAGAGATGTTGAAAGATGCATTTGCTAATGAGATTTTTAATTCTGTTGAAAACGAAAAATTAAGAGAAGAGTTGATAAAAAATATTTTGTAA